The stretch of DNA ACTTACGCCGTGACACAAGTCTGGAGAAATTATCCCAGCTGAAACCGGCTTTTGATAAACAAAACGGAACGCTGACAGCAGGAAATTCCACACCTTTTACAGATGGAGCTGCAGCTATTTTACTGGCCAGTGAAGAATGGGCAAAAGCTAACAACCTTCCCGTTTTAGCCTATATCACATTTTCCGAATTAGCTGGAATAGAGTATGTTGAAAACAAACAAAATCTACTTTTAGCCCCCGCCTTTGCAGCGGAAAGAATGCTGAAAAAAGCAGAAATGAACCTGGAAGATTTTGATTATTATGAAATCCATGAAGCATTTGCTGCTCAGGTTCTGGCAACCCTTAAAATTTGGGAAAATGATGATCTTGCTAAAAAATTCGGCCTTGAAAAAGCATTAGGAAAAATAGACCGAAGCAAACTTAATGTCAAAGGGGGCAGCCTCGCTGCTGCTCATCCATTTGCAGCAACAGGTGGTAGAATTATTGCAACACTTGCTAAGTTACTTCATGAAAAAGGAAGCGGGAAAGGATTTATATCCATTTGTGCAGCAAGAGGTCAGGGAATCACTATGATTTTAGAAAAATAAGATTTAAAGATATGGATCGTTTAGAACAGTTACGACAATTCATCGGTAAAGAATTTGATCAGTCTCCATCTCCATTTATGAAATGGCTCAACCCTATCGTTATTTCCGTAGAAGAGGGACAACTGGAGTTTCAATATACAGTAAGGCCTGAGTGGCTTAATCCTATTGGGAATCTTCATGGTGGAGTAACCGTAGCAATCGTTGACGATATTATCGGAGCTACTATGTTTTCATTAAATGAAAATTCTTTTATAACAACGATAAATAATGTGATCGATTATTTCTCAACTGCAAAAGAAAGTGATAATATTGTAGCCGAAACTAAAATCATTAAGAGAGGAAGGCAATTTGTAAATGCCCAATGCGAAATATGGAACGCAGACAAAACAAGATTGATTGCCAGGGGGACCTCTAATTTATTTAAAATTAATAACTAAATATGAAAAGAGTTGTCATTACAGGACTAGGTGCAGTAACACCTTTGGGAAACAATGTCGAAGAATTTTGGCAAAATAGTATTAACGGCGTTAGTGGAGCCGCATTAATCAAGCATTTCGATGCAGAAAAATTTAAAGTGCATTTTGCATGTGAGGTAAAGAATTTTGAGCCTAAAACCCATTTGACTCATAATGAGATAAAAAGAAGTGACCTATTCACGCAATACGCACTTTATGCTTCAGCGGAAGCAATCCAGGATTCAGGCCTTGAGCTTGAAAATATGGACCCTTTTGATACAGGTGTAATATGGGGAACAGGACAAGGAGGAATGCTTACTTTTGAAAATGAAGTAGCAGAATATTATGGTAGCGATGGAACGCCACGTTTCAACCCATTCTTCGTTCCT from Chryseobacterium piperi encodes:
- a CDS encoding PaaI family thioesterase, whose protein sequence is MDRLEQLRQFIGKEFDQSPSPFMKWLNPIVISVEEGQLEFQYTVRPEWLNPIGNLHGGVTVAIVDDIIGATMFSLNENSFITTINNVIDYFSTAKESDNIVAETKIIKRGRQFVNAQCEIWNADKTRLIARGTSNLFKINN